In Plasmodium gaboni strain SY75 chromosome 8, whole genome shotgun sequence, one DNA window encodes the following:
- a CDS encoding hypothetical protein (conserved Plasmodium protein, unknown function), producing MVKKDNIWVLCKLYLDEKNTQLNKLQEDDIFKIIQNSNTPLSVLIKEEFDKNALIFYGKIFKTILFNRFNIIFANLELRIFIIKTSNKFKKEIEILTKFVTVCDYLKVEILYIGVTLNKCKGFLTDLFIKLKIEENIPCIMKEFENCS from the exons atggtTAAAAAAGATAACATTTGGGTATTatgtaaattatatttagatgaaaaaaatacacaGCTAAATAAATTACAAGAAGATGAcatattcaaaataatacaaaacTCAAATACTCCCTTGTCTGTTTTAATTAAAGAA GAGTTTGATAAAAATGCGCTTATATTTTAtggaaaaatatttaaaacCATACTTTTCAATCGTTTCAATA tCATTTTTGCAAATCTGGAACTGCgaatttttataataaaaactAGTAAC AAATTCAAAAAGGAAATTGAAATCTTAACAAAATTTGTAACTGTCTGTGATTACTTAAAAgttgaaatattatatataggtG taaCCTTAAACAAATGTAAAGGCTTTCTAACggatttatttataaaattgaaaatagaagaaaatatcCCTTGCATAATGAA
- a CDS encoding DNA/RNA-binding protein Alba 1, whose translation MKKDREPIDEDEMRITSTGRMTNYVNYGAKILGDEDKKSIKIKATGNAIGKAVTLAEIIKRRFKGLHQITRCGSTVITDQYVSGQDNSEHVVQEKTVSFIEILLSREQLDMKDAGYQPPLDEKYVKEMTPEEIVNSRPFRRGGFRPRFYRGFRGGRGAFLRRGGYRGFGDRVYEPRSSFRGGRGSGYGGNFGRGGYRSGGGMGGGFRGGFRGGFRGGRDGGYRGGNRGGSRSGFRGGRGGFRGGRALS comes from the coding sequence ATGAAGAAAGATAGAGAACCAATAGACGAAGATGAAATGAGAATAACCTCAACTGGAAGGATGACCAACTATGTTAACTATGGTGCCAAAATACTTGGAGATGAAGACAAGAAAAGTATAAAAATCAAAGCAACAGGTAATGCTATTGGAAAAGCTGTAACATTAGcagaaataataaagagAAGGTTTAAAGGATTACATCAAATAACCAGATGTGGAAGTACAGTAATCACTGATCAATATGTAAGTGGACAAGATAATAGCGAACATGTAGTACAAGAAAAAACCGTTTCTTTtattgaaatattattatcaagAGAACAATTAGATATGAAAGATGCAGGTTATCAACCACCTTTGGATGAGAAATATGTAAAAGAAATGACCCCAGAAGAAATTGTTAATTCTAGACCATTCAGAAGAGGTGGATTTAGACCAAGATTTTATAGGGGATTTAGAGGAGGAAGAGGTGCATTTTTAAGAAGAGGAGGATATAGAGGTTTTGGTGACAGAGTATACGAACCAAGAAGCAGCTTCAGAGGTGGAAGAGGTAGCGGATATGGTGGAAATTTCGGAAGAGGTGGATACAGATCAGGTGGTGGTATGGGTGGAGGATTCAGAGGTGGATTCAGAGGAGGATTTAGAGGTGGCAGAGATGGTGGCTACAGAGGTGGAAACAGAGGAGGTAGCAGAAGTGGATTTAGAGGTGGCAGAGGTGGATTCAGAGGTGGAAGAGCTTTATcataa